GGCGCCGGCCGACCAGGCGCCCTTGAGGTCGGCCACCTCGCCGCGATAGACCCACGGGTGCCCGGCCCGGATGCGGCGCTCGGCGCCCCGCTTGAGGATCAGCGTGGCCATCGGATCGTGTCCCGCTCCCCGTCGGGAGAGGGGCCCCATCTCCCAAGAGGCGCGGACGCCTCTATCGCTTCCGCAGCACCACCACCATCAGGAGCGGGTGGTGGGCCTCGTCGAGGCGGAGGTGCGGCTTGAAGCCGTAGAACCACTCGACGAGATCGAAGCCGCCGGCCAGCTGGACCAGGGCCTTCAGTTCCTGCGGGAAGACCATGCGCGAGGCGTGACGCTGGCGATAGACGTGCCGGGTGCCGTTCTCGTGGACCTCCAGCTCCATGTCCTCGAAGAAGGTCTGGGTCACCGGGTTCAGGTCCTTGAGCGCCTCGAACGTCGCGCGCACCGTCGCGTTGCCGCGCCGGCGCGTCCAGGACCAGCGTCGGGCCGGATCGGTCCACGACGAGCACATGTAGCGGTCGAAGACGTAGAGGCCCCCCTTGCCGAGCGCGCGGGCCACGCAGCGCAGGTGATCGAGCAGGGCCTCGTTGGTGAGCAGGTGCCCCTGCGAGTCCTGCATGCAGATGGCCGCGTCCACCGGCTTGGGCAGCCGGAAGCGTGTCATGTCCGCGACGAACAGCTCGGGGGTGACGCCGCCGGCGGCGGCCCGCTCGCGCAGGTA
This genomic stretch from Candidatus Methylomirabilota bacterium harbors:
- a CDS encoding class I SAM-dependent methyltransferase, which gives rise to MTAQYSAPRYYEIAFDMNRRQEVNFLVHCFRRYARRRVRRVLDIACGTGPHLIRLAGRGYRMSGLDLSPENIAYLRERAAAGGVTPELFVADMTRFRLPKPVDAAICMQDSQGHLLTNEALLDHLRCVARALGKGGLYVFDRYMCSSWTDPARRWSWTRRRGNATVRATFEALKDLNPVTQTFFEDMELEVHENGTRHVYRQRHASRMVFPQELKALVQLAGGFDLVEWFYGFKPHLRLDEAHHPLLMVVVLRKR